In Desulfoplanes formicivorans, the following proteins share a genomic window:
- a CDS encoding LeoA/HP0731 family dynamin-like GTPase — protein sequence MNKTAKEGMKVASGSNLHKAVLEVGHFFGVKFKPYQAINITEKIGSAAKFIGPVMALIGVIVQINDDIQQEKRAADLIAARRDIRKNYREIFLELKIEFVKRMDELSTSFYTTEIRHVSEALQDLQSTSEANIEQRQQIEKAISELNNLRDRLVLG from the coding sequence ATCAATAAGACTGCTAAAGAAGGGATGAAAGTAGCATCGGGCAGTAACCTCCACAAAGCAGTCCTGGAGGTAGGACACTTTTTTGGCGTCAAATTTAAACCTTATCAAGCTATTAATATTACTGAAAAAATTGGCTCGGCTGCGAAGTTTATCGGGCCGGTTATGGCGTTAATCGGCGTAATCGTACAAATCAATGACGACATTCAACAAGAGAAACGCGCTGCAGACCTAATAGCTGCTAGACGCGATATTAGGAAGAATTATCGGGAAATATTTCTTGAGTTGAAAATTGAGTTTGTTAAACGTATGGATGAGTTATCAACATCTTTCTATACGACTGAAATTCGCCATGTTTCTGAAGCATTGCAAGACTTACAGAGCACATCAGAAGCGAATATTGAACAGCGGCAACAAATTGAAAAGGCGATATCTGAATTAAACAATCTGCGCGATAGATTGGTCCTTGGGTAG